The Podospora pseudocomata strain CBS 415.72m chromosome 1 map unlocalized CBS415.72m_1, whole genome shotgun sequence genome has a segment encoding these proteins:
- a CDS encoding uncharacterized protein (COG:L; EggNog:ENOG503NYCZ) — MDPQSPPKRVTRARAAAKAVEPASKTTKIMTAAARTKTARGTLTTSSASTLNTTTSRGSLKRKSPFDDEEEEESDHEEQKPTKPSSSLAVKPTRGRGRPKKATEAPSAPVLSTSTRARGRPRKTVETIASETAARTAQPKKTATEPEPAVAKKPTTRRPATAATASTAAKSLAKPAIKKTVKFEVPEKENVAPPSRSSTQAASTTGALNKKPVRKGATATGRTARATKGATNAVSNTVSSTKDKPLPLSPKKIHQLAVSRAAESDDELGMDEKVPVRRFRKAPVKPVMGATKALASSLDRRHPTENDENVPVMPTSDATLTLMLGTPAKRLPPSPWKGSMKSPPRRVDGLFAASTSQAQPEGQVSPIKCSLLQTPAKRQPLAIPIALGSVGGSQVNPSPFKFSLLSSPAKRSVVSPIKSFPPRIKEEEEECKSPAPKPTLLASPMPAVPVPAEQEARTLSAEDGDMIMGNTDEEEEDDVAVVSPEIPEFPGRLSTILPRHADPVLALETSLSEEEEEEKQEHEEVHIDDVVENNENKVDDEIGEQVEQVEQEEQEQEEEAEEEEGEEEEEVELIEQENDEAAAEDDSAETILQENEQVEEQCEEMAVDSADAEEPEEQARPAPKVAPALFQFGLRKKDLDPYQSEDTDSEDEAPTRQNPFSSAFTALPNTPCRRSSLRTPRAQTSQPRMSSGRSTAKRVRIDDSVGFTPLASQLNGWTAGPSPVKTNSKADTPLSVSHETDEEENTSTNEDLATPGLEPENGFFENEMLNRSDAMDVDEEAVDSSAEIETPILEDIISTEEDAALAAEANEMSLMEPEQAEANMSNSSHDDTISEASQEYGDENELPVDPNISSRATTTASPVRPVTPARTLRPREVHTVAKVPLKPADDSTPRPKPIQRAGSASRLPVSRPTDRVTRSATVISYTPTKTESVEEMEDEEEAQAKSVPPVTPAKGDIWSTLGTPARTPRRDLNPALLRGAVVFVDVHTTEGADASGIFVELLTQMGARCLKEWKWNPTNTDSKVGITHVVYKDGGKRTLEKVRQSEGVVQCVGVSWVLDCERENEWLEEGPYAVDTQIIPRGGARRRKSMEPRAMSNMNGTLIPAPVKGSTSSNSTPTNSSTTRTGNQTTPTTPASNRSSSRRASSLWVRTPEEPRISVDDIDSEDDREHKEDDDDTWGVVLTPVPKTPAPEAIARYVANISPGSDMSSVAGDDDEDEERKRQEMLTRTCPPKRATFIELGERVLNKEKDERVLMRLMAARRKSLQFAPKIGSPLAKSWR; from the exons ATGGACccccaatcaccaccaaaacggGTCACTCGGGCGCGTGCCGCAGCCAAGGCTGTTGAGCCGGCCTCGAAGACGACAAAGATTATGACTGCTGCGGCCAGGACGAAGACGGCCCGTGGTACACTGacgacctcctcggcctcgacgctcaacaccaccacgtCGCGAGGATCTCTCAAGCGGAAGAGCCCgtttgatgacgaggaggaggaggagtcagATCATGAAGAGCAGAAGCCCACTAAGCCATCTTCAAGTCTCGCTGTGAAGCCTACCCGAGGACGTGGCAGGCCCAAGAAGGCAACAGAGGCCCCATCAGCGCCAGTACTATCTACATCAACAAGGGCTAGGGGAAGGCCAAGGAAGACTGTCGAGACCATCGCATCCGAAACCGCGGCCAGGACAGCCCAGCCCAAGAAGACTGCCACAGAGCCCGAACCCGCTGTCGCAAAGAAGCCAACGACCCGCCGCCCTGCCACAGCTGCTACCGCGAGCACGGCTGCCAAGTCCCTCGCTAAACCAGCGATCAAGAAGACCGTCAAGTTCGAGGTACCTGAGAAGGAGAATGTTGCGCCGCCCTCGAGGAGCTCGACACAAGCTGCTAGCACAACTGGAGCCTTGAACAAGAAACCTGTTCGCAAGGGAGCTACTGCCACCGGCCGAACCGCCCGTGCTACCAAAGGAGCGACAAATGCCGTTTCCAATACAGTGAGTTCCACGAAGGATAAGCCACTTCCATTGAGTCCTAAGAAGATCCACCAGCTCGCCGTGAGCCGGGCCGCGGAATCCGACGACGAACTCGGTATGGACGAGAAGGTCCCCGTTCGACGATTCAGAAAGGCACCCGTAAAGCCCGTCATGGGCGCCACCAAggccctcgcctcctccctggACCGGAGACACCCCACGGAGAACGACGAAAACGTGCCGGTCATGCCTACCTCGGATGCCACACTCACCCTCATGCTCGGAACTCCCGCAAAACGGCTACCTCCATCACCCTGGAAAGGAAGTATGAAATCCCCTCCGCGACGCGTTGATGGTCTTTTTGCAGCCTCTACCTCTCAAGCCCAGCCTGAAGGTCAGGTATCCCCCATCAAGTGTAGCCTTTTGCAAACACCCGCCAAGCGACAGCCCCTTGCCATTCCCATTGCCTTGGGGAGTGTCGGTGGCAGCCAGGTGAACCCTTCGCCCTTCAAATTTTCTCTGCTCTCATCCCCAGCTAAACGCTCGGTTGTCTCACCGATCAAGAGCTTCCCGCCGAGGATtaaggaagaggaggaagaatgCAAGAGCCCTGCGCCGAAGCCCACGTTGCTTGCCAGCCCCATGCCAGCTGTGCCGGTCCCTGCTGAGCAGGAGGCCAGGACTCTTTCGGCTGAAGATGGTGACATGATCATGGGCAACacagacgaagaggaagaagatgatgtcgCAGTCGTGTCACCAGAAATCCCCGAGTTTCCCGGACGTCTCTCGACTATTCTGCCCCGACATGCAGACCCGGTTCTGGCTCTTGAGACGAGCTTgtccgaggaagaagaggaagagaagcaGGAGCACGAGGAAGTACACATCGACGATGTCGTTGAGAACAACGAGAACAAGGTCGATGACGAGATTGGGGAGCAGGTGGAGCAGGTGGAGcaggaggaacaggagcaggaggaggaggcagaggaggaggagggagaggaggaggaggaagtggaaCTCATCGAACAAGAGAATGACGAAGCCGCGGCGGAGGATGACTCAGCCGAGACTATCCTGCAGGAAAATGAGCAAGTTGAGGAACAGTGTGAGGAAATGGCAGTTGACAGCGCCGATGCTGAGGAACCTGAGGAGCAGGCTAGGCCTGCTCCCAAGGTTGCGCCTGCCCTATTTCAATTTGGCCTCCGCAAGAAGGACCTGGACCCGTACCAGAGCGAGGACACAGACTCTGAGGATGAGGCTCCTACCCGACAAAACCCATTCTCGTCTGCCTTCACCGCGCTGCCCAACACTCCATGCCGTCGTTCCTCGTTGAGGACTCCTCGTGCTCAGACCAGTCAGCCTAGGATGTCGTCTGGTAGGAGCACCGCCAAGAGGGTCCGTATCGATGACAGCGTTGGATTCACTCCCTTGGCTTCTCAGCTCAATGGCTGGACTGCGGGACCTAGCCCTGTGAAGACAAACAGCAAAGCCGACACCCCATTATCAGTATCACACGAAacagatgaggaggaaaataCGTCTACAAATGAGGATCTCGCGACTCCCGGTCTGGAGCCCGAGAATGGTTTCTTTGAGAATGAGATGCTCAATCGGTCCGATGCCAtggatgttgacgaggaggcggttgatTCCAGCGCTGAGATTGAGACTCCTATCCTCGAAGACATCATCTCTACAGAAGAGGATGCCGCCCTCGCAGCTGAAGCAAATGAGATGTCCCTCATGGAGCCCGAACAGGCTGAGGCCAACATGAGCAATTCGAGTCATGATGACACCATCTCTGAGGCAAGCCAGGAATACGGAGATGAGAATGAACTGCCAGTGGATCCCAACATCTCTTCTAGAGCCACCACTACAGCCAGTCCTGTCCGTCCGGTTACTCCAGCTCGTACCCTGCGCCCACGAGAAGTTCACACCGTTGCAAAGGTGCCTCTCAAGCCGGCCGACGACTCTACCCCTCGCCCTAAGCCAATTCAGCGTGCCGGCAGCGCCTCGCGTCTCCCCGTTTCAAGACCCACAGATCGCGTAACTCGGAGCGCAACAGTTATCTCGTATACGCCCACCAAGACTGAGTCTGTTGAAGAAatggaggatgaagaagaggcacAGGCCAAGTCTGTCCCACCCGTCACTCCGGCGAAGGGTGATATCTGGTCGACCCTGGGGACCCCTGCTCGCACCCCGAGACGGGATCTGAACCCAGCACTGCTCCGTGGGGCAGTCgtctttgttgatgttcaCACAACTGAGGGTGCTGACGCGAGCGGCATTTTTGTTGAGCTGCTCACGCAAATGGGTGCTCGATGCCTCAAGGAGTGGAAGTGGAATCCCACCAACACGGATTCCAAGGTTGGAATCACTCACGTGGTGTACAAGGATGGTGGCAAGCGTACTCTAGAAAAAGTTCGCCAAAGTGAAGGCGTAGTGCAGTGTGTTGGAGTGAGCTGGGTGTTGGA CTGCGAACGTGAGAATGAATGGCTCGAGGAGGGTCCCTACGCCGTCGACACCCAGATTATTCCCCGTGGTGGTGCCCGTCGAAGGAAGAGCATGGAGCCGCGCGCCATGTCCAACATGAACGGCACGCTCATTCCCGCGCCCGTGAAAGGTAGTACCTCCAGCAACTCTACGCCGACCAACTCCTCGACTACTCGCACCGGCAACCAAACTACTCCCACAACCCCGGCCAGCAACCGGAGCAGCAGTCGCCGTGCCAGCTCCCTTTGGGTGCGCACCCCCGAGGAGCCCCGCATTTCAGTTGATGATATCGACTCGGAGGACGACAGGGAGCATAaggaagacgatgatgacaCCTGGGGCGTGGTGTTGACTCCAGTGCCCAAGACCCCTGCCCCTGAAGCCATTGCTCGCTATGTGGCCAACATCAGCCCTGGCTCAGACATGTCATCTGTTGctggtgacgatgatgaagacgaggaacGCAAAAGGCAAGAGATGCTCACGCGCACCTGTCCACCCAAAAGGGCAACATTTATCGAGCTCGGGGAGCGGGTGCTTAACAAGGAAAAGGATGAGAGAGTCTTGATGAGATTGATGGCTGCTCGCAGGAAGAGCTTGCAGTTTGCGCCAAAGATTGGAAGCCCATTGGCTAAATCATGGCGTTGA
- the OP-2 gene encoding Rhodopsin-like protein (EggNog:ENOG503P4EB) gives MCLIFTCGEHTFRKEVEGYEGIVCRCHNCGNYSASVIKSHPWFTFCFVPVIPLSMKGYEDVSCRVCNYSQPLSHRQDVQQMRGGGGQGIPMQPPPPGQGNQGWGHGPPPPNGQMQYK, from the exons ATGTGTTTGATATTCACGTGTGGCGAACACACGTTCCGCAAGGAAGTCGAAGGGTACGAAGGAATCGTCTGCCGCTGCCACAACTGCGGCAACTACTCGGCCTCTGTCATCAAGTCGCATCCCTGGTTTACTTTTTGCTTTGTG CCCGTCATCCCTCTTTCCATGAAGGGCTACGAAGATGTCAGCTGCCGGGTGTGCAACTATTCGCAGCCGCTTTCGCACCGGCAGGATGTTCAGCAGATgcgcgggggaggggggcaggggATACCGATgcagcctccgcctcccGGGCAGGGGAATCAAGGATGGGGACATGGGCCACCGCCGCCTAATGGGCAGATGCAGTATAAGTAa
- a CDS encoding uncharacterized protein (EggNog:ENOG503PRAY), producing the protein MRPHVSSLALFLGTLSLAQAAVYERDGARLARRQNAPSSAPNLADGFMSIYDRIVARQEQVTVTETERQTITVGGDGAAGAVGNATETVTITETVGADGAAAVTVTAPPVTVTVCNGQVQEGGEAAQPSEGDVPPPAEGVEATATAPDGAVGAIETGADPVATPTPATDGLASGGVGVVVVQVPTEAIVTSAVETAPPAVPTEEAPPAADPAVTDPAAADPAVTEAPAAGSDAPDTLLPLPTEDANPPAEGNPELLPPPGLSTEEPAAAEPTVDPVPGVVLSESTTTTAAEAGAEPTLAPLPGLDPNAGDAASSLAPLPGLESSTAEALPVETPTSTEGAAPAETTPAEESAPAEETASSNNPTPPAAASSLDSTLSLANPTPTVPLIPEGAFGGVVSLIPIASAEAPPPPAATTPAVANGAAEGVNNGGAAVPVVNIDLEGVKLESQLNLGGLVQATAAAAAVAI; encoded by the exons ATGAGGCCTCATGTGTCTTCGTTAGCACTTTTCCTGGGCACCCTCTCGCTCGCCCAG GCAGCTGTTTATGAGCGAGATGGGGCAAGACTGGCGCGTCGTCAGAATGCCCCTTCGTCAGCACCAAACTTGGCGGATGGATTCATGAGCATCTACGACCGCATCGTTGCGAGGCAGGAGCAGGTGACGGTGACCGAGACGGAACGGCAGACTATTACTGTTGGGGGTGACGGCGCGGCGGGTGCGGTTGGGAACGCGACTGAGACGGTGACCATCACAGAGACTGTTGGAGCGGATGGTGCTGCGGCTGTTACCGTCACGGCGCCGCCGGTAACGGTTACGGTCTGTAATGGGCAGGTtcaggaagggggagaagctgCTCAACCGAGCGAGGGAGATGTTCCGCCTCCCGCTGAGGGCGTCGAGGCCACGGCTACTGCTCCGGATGGAGCCGTTGGAGCTATCGAAACCGGAGCCGACCCGGTTGCTACGCCTACGCCCGCCACCGATGGTCTTGCCtcgggtggtgttggtgtcgtTGTTGTGCAGGTTCCTACCGAAGCCATTGTCACCAGCGCGGTTGAAACCGCCCCTCCTGCGGTTCCAACCGAGGAGGCACCACCCGCTGCTGACCCAGCCGTGACCGACCCTGCCGCTGCCGATCCCGCCGTCACCGAAGCCCCCGCCGCCGGTAGTGACGCACCCGacacccttctccctctcccgacCGAAGACGCCAACCCCCCAGCCGAAGGCAACCCCGagctcctccctcctcctggcCTCTCCACCGAAgaacccgccgccgccgagccCACCGTCGACCCCGTGCCCGGCGTTGTCCTTTCAGAgagcaccaccactactgCCGCCGAAGCAGGCGCTGAACCCACCCTCGCCCCTCTCCCCGGCCTAGACCCCAACGCAGGCGACGCCGCCTCCTCTCTTGCGCCCCTCCCGGGTTTGGAATCCTCTACCGCTGAGGCCCTCCCAGTCGAAACCCCCACTTCCACCGAGGGCGCCGCTCCAGCAGAGACTACACCTGCTGAGGAGTCCGCCCCAGCAGAGGAAACCGCT AGtagcaacaaccccaccccgCCAGCAGCCGCCTCATCCCTGGACTCGACCCTCAGCCTCGcaaaccccacccccaccgtcCCCTTGATTCCAGAAGGGGCCTTTGGCGGTGTCGTAAGCCTCATCCCAATCGCCTCGGCCGAGGCCCCGCCCCCACCGGCAGCCACCACACCAGCCGTTGCGAACGGTGCGGCAGAGGGCGTGAATaatggtggtgctgctgtgccGGTGGTGAATATCGACCTGGAGGGTGTGAAGCTGGAGAGCCAGTTGAACTTGGGGGGATTGGTGCaggctactgctgctgctgctgctgttgccattTAA
- a CDS encoding uncharacterized protein (EggNog:ENOG503P2S4) — protein MEPVPETERMEEFRPTSLPSSRASSSASATPSTLTPVGPPEFDYLRKPPTIRRSTDPSPSSSPISPTWTPGSLLTYRPRASSPLSSNHVRSRSAASLAPPPMVRTQSMPGINGGGHFSLSPQFRPSSPAGSPSRIRVPRKPVDEAFPTSPTRISVHDPERKLAERNSSPNLALSLTSSATIPKLRRPASPLRQMAVPGAGSFPVNGSLTPSAVATSPSYRAYDAFSSTSTFSTYPSSSVPSTPTSLRSRSPSISSLETIPDSPDAEEAALEAERIAQLKAAAEAAEGGEEEKGRSSLDGPSRGRTLSGFSSRDKRKRWSVCGAERRQDLDLETIWED, from the coding sequence ATGGAACCCGTTCCTGAGACAGAGCGAATGGAGGAGTTTCGGCCCACGTCTCTCCCCTCATCAAGAGCGTCGTCTTCTGCTTCGGCGACTCCATCTACGTTGACGCCAGTCGGCCCTCCGGAATTCGACTACCTGCGAAAGCCTCCCACGATCCGCCGATCGACCGATCCCTCACCTTCGTCCTCACCAATCTCTCCAACATGGACACCTGGGTCTTTGCTCACATACCGTCCTCGTGCATCCTCGCCGCTGTCTAGCAACCACGTGCGATCCAGGTCGGCCGCAAGCCTGGCCCCGCCGCCCATGGTGCGCACACAGTCGATGCCAGGAATCAATGGCGGTGGTCACTTTTCATTGTCGCCTCAGTTTCGTCCTTCGAGCCCTGCAGGATCTCCCAGCCGCATTAGGGTCCCCCGAAAGCCGGTTGACGAAGCCTTTCCCACATCGCCAACCCGGATTTCGGTTCACGACCCTGAGCGGAAGCTTGCGGAGAGGAACAGTTCGCCCAACCTGGCTCTGAGCTTAACATCTTCAGCCACTATTCCCAAGTTACGGCGGCCGGCCTCTCCCCTTCGTCAAATGGCTGTTCCCGGCGCGGGCTCGTTTCCGGTCAATGGCTCTCTTACTCCATCTGCAGTTGCCACATCGCCGTCTTACCGCGCGTATGATGCGTTTTCTAGCACCTCCACCTTTTCGACatatccatcatcatctgtcCCGTCTACCCCAACTTCACTTCGATCCAGAAGCCCCAGTATTTCCAGTCTTGAAACCATCCCAGACTCACCAGATGCAGAGGAGGCAGCTTTGGAGGCTGAGAGGATAGCGCAGCTCAAGGCAGCAGCGGAGGCAgctgaaggcggcgaggaagagaagggaaggAGCAGTCTTGATGGCCCATCTCGTGGTAGGACCCTGAGTGGTTTCAGCTCCCGGGACAAGCGGAAGCGGTGGAGTGTATGTGGTGCCGAGAGACGACAGGACTTGGATTTGGAGACGATTTGGGAGGATTGA
- the RPP1 gene encoding RNA-binding RNA processing protein rpp1 (COG:J; EggNog:ENOG503NZSQ; BUSCO:EOG09264THP) — protein sequence MLYDLNIAWSPGLSPSDLQNTLRLSKTLGYDVVALNNTITGSQIPYSPSPITNPIPILNPQQPAGGGGAPSSITTPSTTASSSLPSSSLPTILRRATLEITDPATTNYRLPDFTRAYDLLALRPTSDRSFTWACNNTTDPPALISLDLTRPLGYHIHPRTAMAAVHRGSRFEVCYSQAVQLSSLNPESARARSIFIGNVQSLVRATKGRGIVISSEAKSALGLRGPADVVNLMAVWGLGPERGFEGLGTGARAVVVNEGVRRRGFRGVVDIVSVAEGGPERAKGEEEETNGKQGKKGQQQQGQGQKRKNNDKGGGGGIGGGGGGGQQKNNKKMRKEGMA from the coding sequence ATGCTCTACGACCTCAACATCGCCTGGTCCCCAggcctctccccctccgacctccaaaacaccctccgcctctccaaaaccctcGGCTACGACGTAGTagccctcaacaacaccatcaccggctCCCAAATCCCATACTCGCCCAGCCCAAtaaccaaccccatccccatcctcaacccacaacaaccagccggtggtggcggtgctccctcctcaataacaaccccctcaacaacagcctcctcctccctcccctcctcctccctccccaccatcctccgccgcGCAACCCTCGAGATCACCGACCCAGCCACAACCAACTACCGTCTCCCCGACTTCACCCGCGCCTacgacctcctcgccctccgccCAACATCCGACAGGTCCTTCACCTGGGCctgcaacaacaccaccgacccgCCCGCCCTCATCTCCCTTGATCTGACACGTCCGTTGGGGtaccacatccacccccgCACCGCCATGGCGGCCGTCCACCGAGGGAGCAGATTCGAAGTCTGCTACAGCCAGGCTGTCCAGCTCTCATCTTTGAACCCAGAGTCGGCACGGGCGAGGAGCATCTTTATCGGGAACGTGCAGAGTCTGGTCCGGGCgacgaaggggagggggatagtGATTTCTAGCGAGGCGAAATCGGCTTTGGGCCTGAGGGGGCCGGCGGATGTGGTGAATTTGATGGctgtttgggggttggggccggaaagggggtttgaggggttgggtacgggggcgagggcggtggtggtgaatgagggggtgagaaggagggggtttaggggggtggtggatattGTGAGTGTTGCGGAGGGGGGACCGGAGAGggcgaagggggaggaggaggagacaaaTGGGAagcaggggaagaaggggcagcagcagcagggacaggggcagaagaggaagaataATGataagggtggtggtggtgggattgggggtggtggtggtggtgggcagcagaagaataacaagaagatgaggaaggaggggatggcATGA